Proteins from one Pseudomonas sp. KBS0710 genomic window:
- a CDS encoding YceH family protein codes for MTAEHDTDTPEPRLNSTEIRILGCLIEKQATNPETYPLTLNALVLACNQKTSREPVTNLSQGQVGQSLRVLEGQGFTRLVMGSRADRWEHRVDKALELVPAQVILIGLLFLRGPQTVSELLTRSGRMHDFEDAEQVVHQLERLIARGLAVLVPRQAGQREDRYTHALGDPADIEAIIAARGSPVERSAGGVSVERIEELEARIAALEERLAQLEQA; via the coding sequence ATGACCGCCGAGCACGACACCGACACCCCTGAGCCGCGCCTGAACAGCACGGAAATCCGCATCCTGGGCTGCCTGATCGAAAAACAGGCGACCAACCCGGAAACTTATCCGCTCACGCTCAATGCGCTGGTGCTGGCCTGCAACCAGAAGACCAGCCGGGAACCGGTGACCAACTTGAGCCAGGGCCAGGTCGGCCAGAGCCTACGCGTGCTCGAGGGCCAAGGCTTTACCCGCCTGGTGATGGGCAGCCGCGCCGACCGCTGGGAGCATCGGGTGGACAAGGCGCTGGAGTTGGTGCCGGCCCAGGTGATCCTGATCGGGCTGCTGTTTCTGCGGGGGCCGCAGACCGTCAGCGAACTGCTGACCCGCAGTGGGCGCATGCATGATTTTGAAGATGCCGAACAGGTCGTACACCAGCTTGAACGCCTGATTGCGCGCGGGCTGGCAGTATTGGTGCCGCGCCAGGCGGGGCAACGGGAAGACCGTTATACCCATGCATTGGGGGATCCGGCGGATATTGAGGCGATTATCGCGGCACGCGGGAGCCCGGTGGAGCGTTCGGCCGGCGGGGTTTCGGTGGAGCGAATCGAAGAACTTGAAGCCCGGATTGCAGCGCTGGAAGAGCGTTTGGCCCAACTGGAACAGGCTTAA
- a CDS encoding shikimate 5-dehydrogenase: protein MQMHPNKDTQLCMSLSARPGNFGLRFHNHLYEQLGLNFYYKAFSSQDLPGAIGGIRALGIRGCGVSMPFKEASIALVDELDASVKAITSLNTIVNTDGHLKAYNTDYIAVEQLLKKHAVPKDSTFALRGSGGMGKAVASALRDGGYANGVIVARNEAAGRALAQSLGYEWQAELGQLRPQMLVNVTPIGMTGGAEADQLAFEADAVDAADTVFDVVAIPAETPLIVRGRAQGKRVITGLEVIAIQALEQFVLYTGVRPTDEQFQAAVAFARN from the coding sequence ATGCAGATGCACCCCAACAAGGACACCCAACTGTGCATGTCATTGTCGGCGCGTCCCGGGAATTTTGGCTTGCGATTTCACAACCACTTGTACGAACAGCTGGGGCTGAATTTCTACTATAAAGCCTTCAGCAGCCAGGATTTGCCCGGCGCGATCGGCGGTATCCGAGCGCTGGGCATCCGTGGTTGCGGGGTGTCCATGCCGTTCAAGGAAGCCAGCATCGCCCTGGTGGATGAGCTGGACGCTTCGGTCAAGGCCATCACCTCGCTCAACACCATTGTTAACACCGACGGCCATCTCAAGGCTTACAACACCGACTACATTGCCGTGGAGCAACTGCTGAAAAAACATGCGGTGCCCAAAGACTCGACCTTTGCCCTGCGTGGCAGCGGCGGTATGGGCAAGGCGGTGGCCAGTGCCTTGCGCGATGGCGGTTATGCCAACGGCGTGATTGTGGCGCGTAATGAAGCGGCGGGCCGGGCGTTGGCGCAGAGCCTGGGGTATGAGTGGCAAGCAGAGCTGGGCCAGTTGCGCCCGCAGATGCTGGTCAACGTGACGCCAATCGGCATGACCGGCGGCGCAGAAGCGGACCAGTTGGCCTTTGAGGCCGACGCTGTGGACGCTGCTGACACTGTATTCGATGTGGTGGCCATCCCCGCCGAAACGCCGCTGATCGTGCGTGGGCGTGCCCAAGGCAAGCGAGTGATTACCGGGTTGGAAGTAATCGCAATCCAGGCGTTGGAGCAGTTTGTGCTGTACACCGGTGTGCGGCCGACCGATGAACAGTTCCAGGCGGCAGTGGCCTTTGCCCGAAATTAA
- a CDS encoding DUF1993 family protein, with product MTISLYAASIPVFKQMLNALSDVLNKAEAHATAKNIEPNALLQARLFPDMFQLVRQVQIAVDFAKGVSARLAEIEVPKYEDSEVTFADLQALIAKVLAFVDTIKPEQVDGKEGIEIITRPGTPKEKRFSGQSYLLTYGLPQFFFHVTTAYALLRHNGVEVGKRDYMGAF from the coding sequence ATGACTATTTCCCTGTACGCCGCCTCCATCCCGGTCTTCAAGCAAATGCTCAACGCCCTGAGCGATGTACTGAACAAAGCCGAAGCCCACGCCACCGCCAAGAACATCGAACCCAACGCCTTGCTGCAAGCGCGTCTGTTCCCGGACATGTTCCAGCTGGTGCGCCAGGTGCAGATCGCCGTCGACTTCGCCAAAGGCGTTTCTGCGCGCCTGGCCGAAATCGAAGTACCCAAGTACGAAGACAGCGAAGTGACCTTCGCCGACCTGCAAGCGCTGATCGCCAAGGTGCTGGCATTTGTCGACACCATCAAGCCTGAGCAAGTCGACGGCAAGGAAGGCATTGAAATCATCACCCGCCCAGGCACCCCGAAAGAGAAGCGCTTCAGCGGCCAGTCCTACCTGCTCACCTACGGCCTGCCGCAGTTCTTCTTCCACGTCACCACCGCTTACGCTTTGCTGCGTCACAACGGTGTGGAAGTGGGCAAGCGCGACTACATGGGCGCTTTCTAA
- a CDS encoding AI-2E family transporter gives MNQTNLQFKTLLLLLVLVTIAFIWILLPFYGAVFWAVILGIIFAPMQRRLQLRFGYNRNLTSLATLTVCLVIAILPVIITSVLLVQEGATLYKNIESGKLDVAGYIEQFKNFLPPYFQHLLDRFGMGNLEGLREKIVKSAMQGSQFFATQAFSFGQGTFDFLVSFFIMLYLLFFLLRDGPELVRKVRTAVPLAEPQKRRLQLKFNRVVRATVKGNVLVAVTQGALGGLIFWFLDIPSALLWAVLMAFLSLLPAVGAGIVWGPVAAYFLLSGSIWQGVVLGLFGVFVIGLVDNVLRPILVGKDTKMPDYLILISTLGGLSVFGLNGFVIGPLVAALFMSSWALFVESKPRVKLPLP, from the coding sequence ATGAACCAAACCAACCTTCAATTCAAAACCCTGCTGTTATTGCTGGTCCTGGTGACCATCGCATTCATCTGGATATTGCTGCCGTTCTACGGCGCGGTGTTCTGGGCAGTCATCCTTGGCATTATCTTCGCCCCGATGCAGCGGCGCTTGCAGCTGCGTTTTGGCTATAACCGCAACCTGACATCACTGGCGACCCTGACGGTGTGCCTGGTGATTGCGATTCTGCCGGTGATCATCACCAGCGTGCTGCTGGTGCAAGAGGGCGCCACCCTCTACAAAAATATCGAAAGTGGCAAGTTGGACGTGGCGGGGTATATCGAACAGTTCAAGAATTTCCTGCCGCCGTACTTCCAGCACCTGCTCGACCGCTTCGGCATGGGCAACCTGGAGGGCCTGCGGGAAAAGATCGTCAAGAGCGCGATGCAGGGCAGCCAGTTCTTTGCCACCCAGGCGTTCAGCTTCGGCCAGGGCACGTTTGATTTCCTGGTGAGCTTTTTCATCATGCTGTACCTGTTGTTTTTCCTGCTGCGCGACGGCCCGGAACTGGTGCGCAAGGTACGCACGGCGGTACCGTTGGCCGAGCCGCAAAAGCGCCGGTTGCAACTCAAGTTCAATCGAGTGGTGCGCGCCACCGTCAAAGGCAATGTGCTGGTTGCCGTGACCCAAGGTGCGCTGGGCGGTTTGATTTTCTGGTTCCTGGACATTCCCAGTGCGTTGCTCTGGGCGGTGTTGATGGCGTTTCTGTCGTTGTTGCCGGCGGTCGGCGCGGGGATTGTGTGGGGGCCGGTGGCCGCCTACTTCCTGTTGAGCGGTTCGATCTGGCAGGGCGTGGTGCTGGGCTTGTTCGGCGTGTTCGTGATCGGGCTGGTGGACAATGTGTTGCGCCCGATCCTGGTGGGCAAGGACACCAAGATGCCGGATTACCTGATCCTGATCTCGACCTTGGGCGGCCTGTCGGTATTTGGCTTGAATGGCTTTGTGATTGGGCCACTGGTGGCAGCGCTGTTTATGTCCAGCTGGGCGCTTTTTGTTGAAAGCAAACCCCGGGTCAAGCTGCCATTGCCATAG